The following proteins are co-located in the Rippkaea orientalis PCC 8801 genome:
- a CDS encoding photosystem II protein Y has product MDWRVLVVVGPLLIAASWAVFNIGAAAIRQLQEFRSRES; this is encoded by the coding sequence ATGGATTGGCGTGTTTTAGTTGTGGTTGGTCCCCTTTTAATTGCAGCGAGTTGGGCAGTCTTTAACATTGGTGCTGCTGCTATTCGGCAACTTCAAGAGTTTCGTAGCCGAGAAAGTTAA
- a CDS encoding DUF4327 family protein, with translation MSLTTLPSPASSAPTTSSHYTISMIKDEVRQLVETGTVSRHQPIYVLCEYIPPREWVCVETELERCDYLLRDQIGDLVSCETWDND, from the coding sequence ATGAGCCTTACTACCCTCCCTTCCCCTGCTTCCTCCGCTCCGACTACCTCTAGTCATTACACCATCAGCATGATCAAAGACGAAGTGCGTCAATTGGTGGAAACAGGCACTGTTAGTCGTCACCAACCTATTTACGTCCTGTGTGAGTATATCCCCCCCCGCGAGTGGGTCTGTGTTGAAACTGAACTAGAGAGATGCGATTACTTACTGCGGGATCAAATTGGAGATTTGGTTTCGTGCGAAACTTGGGACAATGATTAA
- a CDS encoding precorrin-2 C(20)-methyltransferase: protein MEPTTGILYGISVGTGDPDLITVKGLRLLQRASVVAFPLGVGNQPGLAEQIIAPWLSSQQEKLPLVFPYVRDQQQLEQAWQVAAQQVWHHLSQGKNVAFACEGDVSFYSTFTYLAQTLTHLYPQVRIETVPGVCSPMAVASVLQLPLTVREQRLAILPALYHLTALEEALTWADVVVLMKVSSVYPQVWSMLQRLNLLDHAWVVERATQPEQVIYDNLSDRPHLDLSYFSLLIVQKRQ from the coding sequence ATGGAACCAACAACAGGGATTTTGTATGGTATTAGTGTCGGAACCGGAGATCCTGACTTAATTACGGTTAAAGGGTTGCGTCTTCTCCAAAGAGCATCGGTGGTGGCTTTTCCTCTGGGAGTCGGCAACCAACCTGGCCTCGCTGAACAAATTATTGCTCCTTGGTTAAGTTCTCAACAGGAGAAATTACCCCTAGTGTTTCCTTATGTACGCGATCAACAGCAATTAGAGCAAGCTTGGCAAGTGGCCGCTCAGCAAGTTTGGCATCATCTGAGTCAGGGGAAAAACGTCGCTTTTGCCTGTGAAGGGGATGTGAGTTTTTATAGTACCTTCACCTATTTAGCTCAAACCCTAACTCATCTCTATCCTCAAGTCAGAATTGAGACGGTTCCGGGGGTCTGTTCTCCCATGGCTGTGGCCTCGGTGTTACAACTGCCTTTAACGGTTCGGGAGCAACGTTTAGCCATTCTTCCGGCTCTTTATCATTTAACAGCCTTGGAGGAGGCTTTAACTTGGGCTGATGTGGTCGTTTTGATGAAGGTGAGCTCTGTCTATCCTCAGGTTTGGTCAATGCTTCAACGCTTGAATCTGCTTGACCATGCTTGGGTCGTTGAACGAGCGACTCAACCCGAACAGGTGATCTATGATAACTTGAGCGATCGCCCTCACCTCGATCTGTCCTATTTTTCTCTGCTCATTGTTCAGAAAAGGCAATAG
- a CDS encoding TIGR02652 family protein, whose amino-acid sequence MNPALQYPIFGPEIQCPHCRQVIPALTLTDTYLCPRHGAFEANPKTSELVHLQSGRYWRRWQEEWYRQHTHPDGIRFEIHEALDRLYTQGYRATKVIIARRYKELVSTYLERNTSWRGTSESIPRLYGLPVEFSQEIQENSCWDVINFDLEKEPGVPKRYPYFRLFE is encoded by the coding sequence ATGAATCCAGCTTTACAATACCCTATTTTTGGTCCTGAGATTCAATGTCCTCACTGTCGTCAAGTGATTCCGGCTTTAACCTTGACTGATACCTATCTTTGTCCCCGTCATGGAGCCTTTGAAGCTAATCCTAAAACCAGTGAATTAGTTCATTTACAATCAGGAAGATATTGGCGACGTTGGCAAGAAGAATGGTATCGACAGCATACTCATCCCGATGGTATTCGTTTTGAAATTCATGAAGCCTTGGATCGCCTTTATACCCAAGGATATCGGGCAACTAAGGTCATTATTGCTAGGCGTTATAAGGAGTTGGTCAGTACCTATTTAGAACGGAATACTTCTTGGCGGGGGACTTCTGAGTCCATACCGCGATTGTATGGTCTTCCTGTAGAATTTAGCCAAGAAATTCAAGAGAATTCTTGTTGGGATGTCATTAATTTTGATTTAGAAAAAGAGCCAGGGGTTCCTAAACGTTACCCTTATTTTCGTTTGTTTGAATAG
- a CDS encoding GNAT family N-acetyltransferase, whose product MVFWKRLFNPPSDSVPSASPSQFKGELLEVKGRADSQWRIFFSTERDIDLYELEELCDAVGWARRPLRKVKRALAYSFLVVSMWEVKGNQRRLVGFARATSDHAFNATIWDVVVHPRCQSQGLGKALMKYMIRQLRSEDISNITLFADPQVIDFYRRLGFVLDPEGIKGMFWYPD is encoded by the coding sequence ATGGTTTTTTGGAAACGATTGTTTAATCCCCCCTCTGATTCAGTCCCCTCGGCCTCACCTTCCCAGTTCAAAGGTGAACTCCTAGAAGTAAAAGGCCGTGCAGATAGCCAATGGCGTATTTTTTTCAGTACCGAAAGAGATATCGACCTCTATGAACTCGAAGAATTATGTGACGCAGTTGGTTGGGCTCGTCGTCCCTTACGAAAGGTTAAACGCGCTTTAGCTTATAGTTTTCTGGTCGTCTCTATGTGGGAAGTCAAAGGAAATCAACGGCGTTTAGTCGGATTTGCCCGTGCAACCTCGGATCATGCTTTTAATGCCACTATTTGGGATGTGGTTGTCCATCCCCGTTGCCAAAGTCAGGGTCTGGGAAAAGCCTTGATGAAATACATGATTCGTCAACTCAGGAGTGAGGATATTAGCAATATCACCCTCTTTGCTGACCCCCAGGTGATAGATTTTTATCGCCGTTTAGGGTTTGTTCTTGACCCAGAAGGCATCAAAGGGATGTTTTGGTATCCTGATTGA
- a CDS encoding efflux RND transporter permease subunit — MKQDLRERLNISRLAIKYGRITICFWIAVVVAGVLAFSSLKYALFPDVPFPVVIVQATASFETTQETEAKLTNPLENSLRSLKNAELFSSTYPGQTVVSVAFEGGLRLDDSTQSVKNALKQASLPPDASFEVTPFSLNESPAISYAIQSQTQSLEDLIEVARSQIIPPLEKLSGVNRVELLGDANFRTSETNNPLNTNPATLVRFNGEDVLSVRVVKNAEANTLDVVHQAQTAIAQLQKSLPDVQIILAETQANYIEEASLATIEALIGAIVLAILVIFPFLRNFQATLITALAIPTSLLGTAIFMAIAGFNLETLTLLALALVIGIIVDDAIVDVENIARHINQGKSAKEAAIIGTDEIGLTVTTSTVTIAAVFIPISLIGGNLGQFFRPFGLTVAVAVLISLLVARTLSPVLAIYWMKPKTNQDQELKPFFLGRPYRHLLHWSLNHRKLVILMAVVSFIAGLSLIPFIPKGFLPKLDRGEFNIVYSLPIPKIPERLQRNLNNNDNLLFGDIAQSPERFLLRSNRRVARKFEEIVLADPNVKSTYTISGLRGDPLKGKIYVKLKNDRTLTTNEVQEKMRAALPQLKGGSISIEDILFVETGDDAPLKVALLGNNIESLQKTAEELKSRVKTIPGLVDVKLSGQDKNNLIIEHFQQQRVIYLTANLTEGIGLGDVTNEVMEIAESILPSDISLDIQGSSGQVRKIFSEFGIALMIAIVAMMIALYIPFGRWLEPMVVVLSLPLSIVGAMFALLITQSDFGMISLIGLIFLLGLLNKNAVLLMDYINQLRQQGISRYEAILETGEVRLRPIIMTTASTILGMLPIALGLGAGAELRQPMAVAIIGGLITSSLLSLIVVPVLYSLLEDWWLKVDSGKVDSGI, encoded by the coding sequence ATGAAACAAGATCTCAGGGAAAGACTCAATATTTCTCGTTTAGCGATTAAGTATGGACGCATTACCATCTGTTTTTGGATTGCAGTGGTAGTAGCCGGTGTTTTAGCGTTTAGTTCCCTAAAATACGCCCTTTTCCCTGATGTTCCCTTTCCGGTAGTTATTGTTCAGGCGACTGCCTCCTTTGAGACAACCCAGGAAACAGAGGCTAAATTAACCAATCCCCTTGAAAATTCGCTGCGATCGCTCAAAAATGCTGAGCTATTTTCTTCGACCTATCCTGGTCAAACCGTTGTGAGTGTAGCTTTTGAGGGGGGGTTAAGACTCGATGACTCGACTCAATCAGTCAAAAATGCTCTCAAACAAGCTTCTTTGCCTCCAGATGCTAGTTTTGAGGTAACGCCTTTTAGTTTAAACGAATCTCCTGCCATTAGTTACGCTATTCAAAGTCAGACCCAATCTCTGGAAGACTTAATTGAAGTAGCGCGATCGCAAATTATCCCCCCATTAGAAAAGTTATCCGGGGTTAACCGTGTAGAATTACTAGGAGATGCTAATTTTCGGACATCTGAAACCAATAATCCGCTCAATACTAACCCCGCGACCTTAGTGCGCTTTAATGGGGAGGATGTGCTATCGGTCCGGGTGGTGAAGAACGCTGAAGCAAATACCCTAGATGTGGTACATCAAGCCCAAACCGCGATCGCTCAGTTACAAAAAAGTTTACCCGATGTTCAGATAATCTTAGCAGAAACCCAAGCTAACTATATTGAAGAAGCGAGTCTAGCAACAATTGAAGCCTTGATTGGGGCAATTGTTTTGGCTATTTTAGTAATTTTTCCTTTTTTACGCAATTTTCAAGCGACCTTAATTACGGCATTAGCCATTCCCACCTCTTTGTTAGGGACGGCGATTTTTATGGCGATCGCGGGTTTTAATTTAGAAACCCTGACGTTATTGGCTTTAGCCTTAGTAATTGGCATTATTGTTGATGATGCCATTGTTGATGTTGAAAATATTGCCCGTCATATTAATCAGGGAAAAAGTGCCAAGGAAGCAGCTATCATCGGAACAGACGAAATTGGGTTAACGGTAACAACGTCTACGGTAACGATTGCTGCTGTTTTTATTCCCATTTCTTTAATTGGAGGAAATCTTGGCCAATTCTTTAGACCCTTTGGGTTAACCGTTGCCGTTGCGGTCTTAATTTCCTTATTAGTTGCCCGAACTTTATCCCCTGTTTTGGCCATTTATTGGATGAAACCTAAGACCAATCAAGACCAGGAATTAAAGCCATTTTTCCTCGGTCGCCCCTATCGCCATCTCCTCCATTGGTCTTTGAATCATCGTAAACTTGTGATTCTAATGGCTGTGGTTAGTTTTATTGCGGGATTATCTTTAATTCCTTTCATTCCTAAAGGATTTTTGCCGAAATTGGATCGCGGAGAATTCAATATTGTTTATAGTTTACCCATTCCTAAAATTCCTGAACGGTTACAGAGGAATCTCAATAATAATGATAATTTATTGTTTGGGGATATCGCCCAATCTCCAGAACGCTTTTTATTGAGAAGTAATCGCCGGGTTGCCAGAAAGTTTGAGGAAATTGTCCTAGCCGATCCTAATGTTAAATCAACCTATACCATTTCTGGATTACGAGGTGATCCGCTTAAGGGAAAAATCTATGTTAAATTAAAGAATGATCGAACTTTAACCACCAATGAAGTTCAAGAAAAAATGCGTGCTGCTTTACCTCAATTAAAAGGAGGAAGCATTAGCATTGAAGATATTCTCTTTGTCGAAACAGGAGATGATGCTCCGTTAAAAGTTGCGTTACTGGGAAACAACATTGAGTCGCTTCAAAAAACAGCCGAAGAACTAAAAAGTCGCGTGAAAACAATCCCTGGATTAGTCGATGTTAAACTCTCTGGACAAGATAAAAATAATTTAATCATCGAGCATTTTCAGCAACAACGGGTCATTTATTTGACTGCTAATTTAACTGAAGGGATAGGGTTAGGAGATGTCACCAATGAAGTGATGGAAATTGCTGAGTCAATTTTACCGTCTGATATCAGTTTAGATATCCAAGGATCATCAGGACAAGTCCGTAAGATTTTTAGTGAATTTGGCATTGCCTTAATGATTGCTATTGTTGCTATGATGATCGCTTTATATATTCCCTTTGGACGGTGGTTAGAACCGATGGTTGTGGTATTATCCTTACCGCTTTCTATTGTTGGCGCAATGTTTGCGTTACTGATTACCCAAAGTGATTTTGGTATGATTTCTTTAATTGGCCTGATATTTTTGTTAGGGTTACTGAACAAAAATGCTGTGTTATTAATGGATTATATTAACCAATTAAGACAACAGGGAATCAGTCGTTATGAGGCAATTTTAGAAACAGGTGAAGTGCGTTTAAGACCAATTATTATGACCACTGCTTCGACTATTTTAGGGATGCTACCTATTGCCCTAGGATTAGGCGCAGGGGCAGAATTAAGACAACCCATGGCTGTCGCTATTATTGGGGGATTAATTACCTCATCTTTATTAAGTTTAATTGTTGTGCCTGTTCTTTATAGTCTGTTAGAAGATTGGTGGCTCAAAGTTGATTCAGGGAAAGTTGATTCAGGGATTTAA
- a CDS encoding alpha/beta fold hydrolase: MPTIDILGVPHAYELISPSPKPSTPVLIFIHGWLLSRQYWFPLVEQLAPDYPCLIYDLRGFGDSQPMAEKFQNEGIINRVPLVGDPQTKVGGLSSYGLQAYAQDLSILLQKFAIERAWLIGHSLGGSIALWGAEVCPEQVQGVICLNAGGGIYLKEEFERFRLAGEQLIKRRPAWLSYVPLIDLLFSRLMVARPLDKRWGRQRVLDLVRADAQAALGSLLDSTTETEVHLLPQIVSRLQQPVYFFAGDKDMVMEPKYVRYLASFHSLFDVQGNNVIELPNCGHMSMLEQPEILGEKLLQILMAHD, from the coding sequence ATGCCAACCATCGATATTTTGGGAGTTCCCCACGCCTACGAACTCATTTCTCCGTCTCCGAAACCATCTACCCCTGTACTCATTTTCATTCATGGATGGTTATTGAGTCGTCAGTATTGGTTTCCCTTAGTTGAGCAATTAGCCCCTGACTACCCTTGTCTGATTTATGATCTCAGAGGATTTGGTGATTCTCAACCCATGGCGGAAAAATTCCAGAACGAAGGAATTATTAACCGAGTTCCTTTAGTGGGAGACCCACAGACAAAAGTCGGGGGTTTATCCTCTTATGGATTACAAGCCTATGCCCAAGATTTAAGTATTCTACTGCAAAAGTTCGCCATTGAGCGAGCTTGGTTAATTGGTCATTCGTTAGGCGGCAGTATTGCTCTGTGGGGAGCCGAGGTTTGTCCTGAGCAGGTTCAAGGGGTTATTTGTCTCAATGCTGGTGGGGGAATTTACCTCAAAGAAGAGTTTGAACGGTTTCGGTTAGCCGGAGAACAATTAATTAAACGTCGTCCTGCTTGGTTATCCTATGTCCCTTTGATAGATTTACTTTTTTCCCGTTTAATGGTTGCTCGTCCCTTAGATAAACGTTGGGGACGACAGAGGGTGCTTGATTTAGTCAGAGCCGATGCTCAAGCGGCTTTAGGCTCTTTGCTCGATTCTACGACAGAAACAGAAGTTCATTTATTACCGCAAATTGTCTCTCGACTCCAGCAACCCGTCTATTTTTTTGCTGGAGATAAAGATATGGTCATGGAACCAAAGTATGTGCGCTATTTAGCCAGTTTTCATTCGCTGTTTGATGTTCAAGGGAATAATGTCATTGAACTTCCTAATTGTGGTCATATGTCTATGCTGGAACAACCGGAAATCTTAGGGGAAAAATTACTGCAAATTTTGATGGCTCATGATTAA
- a CDS encoding gamma carbonic anhydrase family protein yields the protein MPDNLFPLPSYWPVPDFSQAAFIAPNAVVVGQVTLAIGSSVWYGAIIRGDVEKITIGAHTNVQDGAILHGDPGKITCLEDYVTIGHRAVIHGAHIAQGSLIGIGAVILDGVKVGAGSIIGAGAIVTKEVPARSLVVGIPARRVRDVSDEEVQGLINHALRYEKLALVHAGKGTDLGFTSDTK from the coding sequence ATGCCAGATAATCTCTTTCCCCTCCCTTCCTATTGGCCAGTCCCCGATTTTTCTCAGGCTGCTTTTATTGCTCCGAATGCTGTGGTAGTGGGACAAGTGACGTTAGCCATCGGGTCAAGCGTCTGGTATGGGGCAATCATTCGAGGGGATGTGGAAAAAATTACCATTGGAGCCCACACCAATGTTCAGGATGGAGCGATCTTACACGGTGATCCAGGGAAAATTACCTGTTTAGAGGATTATGTCACCATTGGACACCGCGCTGTCATCCACGGGGCACATATTGCCCAAGGGTCTTTAATTGGCATTGGAGCGGTGATCCTCGACGGGGTTAAAGTAGGAGCCGGAAGCATCATCGGAGCCGGGGCGATCGTCACTAAAGAAGTCCCGGCGCGATCGCTGGTGGTGGGTATTCCGGCACGAAGAGTCCGCGATGTCTCTGACGAAGAAGTCCAAGGATTAATTAATCATGCCCTACGCTATGAGAAACTGGCCTTAGTCCATGCGGGAAAAGGAACTGATCTTGGATTCACAAGTGACACCAAGTAA
- a CDS encoding VOC family protein — translation MHHVSIRTADIHRAIAFYELLGFSIQERFTTGYTLACWMEGLGGRIELIQIPEPKPAPDAFNDEHYVGYYHLSFDLGDRVEDLPTWLTAMKQKFSQASQANLTQFSPLKVLLEPTQQMIGDKVYEVAFIADADGLPLEFIRELNQ, via the coding sequence ATGCACCATGTTTCTATTCGGACTGCTGATATCCATCGGGCGATCGCGTTTTATGAATTGTTGGGTTTTTCTATTCAAGAACGCTTCACCACTGGATATACCCTAGCTTGTTGGATGGAAGGGTTAGGGGGACGGATCGAATTAATTCAAATTCCTGAACCTAAACCGGCTCCTGATGCGTTTAATGATGAGCATTATGTTGGCTATTATCATCTCTCCTTTGATCTGGGCGATCGCGTTGAAGATTTGCCCACTTGGTTAACGGCTATGAAACAAAAATTTAGCCAAGCTTCTCAAGCAAATCTGACTCAATTTAGTCCGTTAAAAGTGTTATTAGAACCGACACAACAGATGATTGGAGATAAGGTTTATGAGGTGGCTTTTATCGCTGATGCTGACGGGTTGCCTTTGGAGTTTATTCGAGAGTTAAATCAGTAA
- the ychF gene encoding redox-regulated ATPase YchF: protein MLKAGIVGLPNVGKSTLFNALVANAKADAANFPFCTIEPNVGVVSVPDERLQVLANLSKSEKIVPTRIEFVDIAGLVKGASQGEGLGNQFLANIREVDAIVHVVRCFDDDDIIHVSGSVDPVRDIEVINLELALADLSQVEKRLERARKQAKGKKEAEAEIPALEKILAYLNEGKAARHVSLNEEEEELIKPLGLLTRKPIIYAANVSEDDLATGNDWVKQVEGVAHNENAKVVIVSAQVESELVEISEEEKADYLESLGVKEGGLQSLIKATYELLGLRTYLTTGPQETRAWTIHAGMKAPQAAGVIHTDFERGFIRAETVAYDDLVACKTMVAAKEKGLVRSEGKDYVVQEGDVMLFRFNV, encoded by the coding sequence ATGCTAAAAGCTGGAATTGTCGGACTGCCTAATGTGGGTAAATCTACGTTATTTAATGCCTTAGTGGCTAATGCCAAAGCTGATGCAGCTAATTTCCCTTTTTGTACTATTGAACCCAATGTCGGCGTGGTTTCAGTTCCTGATGAACGGTTACAAGTGTTAGCTAACTTATCGAAGTCAGAAAAAATTGTACCTACTCGCATCGAATTTGTGGATATTGCCGGGTTAGTCAAAGGAGCGAGTCAAGGCGAAGGATTAGGCAATCAATTCTTAGCCAATATTCGAGAAGTGGATGCTATTGTTCATGTAGTTCGGTGTTTTGATGATGATGATATTATTCATGTTTCGGGTTCCGTTGACCCGGTTAGAGATATCGAAGTGATCAATTTAGAATTGGCTTTAGCAGATTTATCTCAAGTTGAAAAACGCCTAGAACGGGCAAGAAAACAAGCAAAAGGCAAAAAAGAAGCCGAGGCGGAAATTCCTGCTCTAGAGAAGATTTTAGCCTATCTGAATGAAGGAAAAGCAGCCCGCCATGTCAGTTTAAATGAAGAAGAAGAGGAATTAATTAAGCCCCTGGGGTTATTAACAAGAAAACCGATTATTTATGCAGCCAATGTATCTGAAGATGACCTAGCAACGGGCAATGATTGGGTTAAACAAGTCGAAGGAGTTGCTCACAATGAAAATGCCAAAGTCGTCATTGTTTCGGCGCAAGTGGAATCAGAATTGGTAGAAATTTCTGAGGAAGAAAAAGCCGATTATTTAGAATCATTGGGGGTTAAAGAAGGGGGACTACAATCGTTAATTAAAGCGACCTATGAACTCTTAGGACTCAGAACCTATTTAACCACAGGTCCGCAGGAAACTCGCGCTTGGACGATTCATGCAGGAATGAAAGCTCCCCAAGCCGCCGGGGTGATTCATACCGATTTTGAACGGGGATTTATTCGGGCTGAAACCGTCGCTTATGACGATTTAGTGGCCTGTAAAACCATGGTAGCCGCCAAGGAAAAAGGGTTAGTGCGTAGTGAAGGAAAAGACTATGTTGTCCAAGAAGGCGATGTCATGTTATTCCGATTTAATGTTTAA
- a CDS encoding cation diffusion facilitator family transporter, with the protein MSLDNRSQIRQVLVITLLLNLFVMGLKAVVGVLTGSLSLQADALHSVTDSANNILGLIANRLSSPKPDREHPYGHQKYEGVAALGIAAFLAIACFEILQGAIERIWHGGQEVRISGGQLWLLLLVLGVNIFVAFYERRVGERLKSPILIADAYHTMSDVWVTITVLGGLIGIWLGKQFNLPQLQGLDVILAFPVAFLVFSSGWTVLRANLPWLVDEMAVAPEAIHAIVIEVPGVMNCHSIASRGLLGRQIFIEMHLVVDAVDVERAHEITEVVESRLEERFYPVRVVIHLEPLDYQSDQISFNNHG; encoded by the coding sequence ATGTCACTAGATAACCGATCTCAGATTCGCCAAGTCCTAGTCATTACCCTGTTGCTCAATTTGTTTGTGATGGGGTTAAAAGCGGTTGTCGGAGTTCTCACGGGTTCTTTAAGCTTACAAGCCGATGCACTCCATAGTGTAACGGACAGTGCTAATAATATCCTAGGACTAATTGCTAACCGTTTGTCCTCTCCCAAACCTGATCGCGAACATCCCTACGGCCATCAAAAATACGAAGGGGTAGCGGCTTTAGGCATTGCTGCTTTTTTGGCCATTGCTTGTTTTGAAATTCTTCAAGGTGCTATAGAACGAATTTGGCATGGTGGCCAGGAAGTCAGGATTTCTGGGGGACAATTATGGCTATTACTGCTAGTTTTAGGGGTCAATATTTTTGTGGCTTTTTATGAGCGGCGTGTCGGTGAGCGACTGAAAAGCCCGATTTTAATTGCCGATGCCTATCATACCATGAGTGATGTCTGGGTAACGATTACAGTGTTAGGCGGATTAATCGGTATTTGGCTAGGAAAACAGTTCAATCTGCCTCAACTTCAGGGGCTGGATGTTATTTTAGCGTTTCCCGTTGCTTTTTTAGTATTTAGTAGTGGTTGGACAGTTTTACGCGCCAATTTACCTTGGTTAGTCGATGAAATGGCGGTTGCTCCTGAAGCCATTCATGCGATTGTCATTGAGGTTCCTGGGGTAATGAATTGTCATAGTATTGCGTCACGGGGACTACTCGGACGACAGATTTTTATTGAAATGCACCTAGTCGTTGATGCTGTAGATGTGGAAAGAGCCCATGAAATTACGGAAGTGGTAGAATCTAGACTCGAAGAGCGATTTTATCCCGTGCGAGTGGTCATTCATCTGGAACCTTTGGATTATCAATCTGACCAGATAAGTTTTAATAATCATGGTTAG
- a CDS encoding DUF4327 family protein: MNLHTLPTPSSNRYSLEILQDEARQLVDRGTVSRHQPIYILCEYIPAREWVGIECELERCDYLLRDRIGDLLGSECWNND; encoded by the coding sequence ATGAATCTTCACACATTACCTACTCCTTCCTCTAATCGCTATTCTCTTGAAATTCTGCAAGATGAAGCTAGACAACTCGTGGATCGGGGAACTGTTAGTCGCCACCAACCTATTTATATCCTCTGTGAATACATTCCAGCACGGGAATGGGTAGGCATTGAGTGTGAACTGGAAAGATGTGATTATCTTTTACGCGATCGCATTGGTGATCTGCTAGGGTCAGAATGTTGGAACAATGATTAA